A genome region from Schlesneria paludicola DSM 18645 includes the following:
- a CDS encoding DUF1501 domain-containing protein translates to MLRFDQGVSRTFCDGISRRRFLEVGSLSAFGLSLASLLRCQNAVDAADGSGRGAKHASSRSVILVWQHGGPSQLDTFDMKPLAPAEVRGPYRPIASSLPGLDVCELCPEQAKVMDKCTVIRSFTHGNADHWAAAHWMLTGRLGANGSDRVPRQPSMGAVASHLLGPRQPGVLTTINMNDGGFGFNGGAWLGVAHNPFRYGEFSYGDEAGRLPSGDHKSFGLVDGLTSGTLSNRVELRSQFDTYRKRLDQNATFRQMDHVDQQALDILMSGRMREAFDVSKEDAKIRERYGDGWGEQALVARRLVEAGARFVTLNTGYWDDHGNLKGGLDHKMPRHDRAVGVLIQDLAERGMLDDTLVISAGEFGRTPVINKDAGRDHWPQAQSVLLAGGGYRHGQIIGSTDAKAAYPETRPVGVEDFCAIVYRSLGLSPSDAVIDPSGRPVHLLPGGDVPRELL, encoded by the coding sequence ATGCTTCGATTTGACCAGGGAGTTTCGCGGACGTTCTGCGACGGGATTTCTCGTCGGCGCTTCCTTGAAGTTGGTTCGCTTTCAGCGTTTGGGCTAAGTTTGGCGTCGCTGTTGCGATGTCAGAATGCTGTCGACGCCGCGGACGGATCTGGTCGAGGTGCCAAGCACGCTTCAAGTCGTTCGGTGATTTTGGTCTGGCAGCATGGCGGCCCGTCGCAGCTCGACACGTTCGATATGAAGCCATTGGCTCCTGCCGAAGTGCGTGGCCCCTATCGTCCGATTGCCTCTTCTCTTCCCGGCCTGGATGTCTGTGAACTTTGCCCTGAACAGGCCAAGGTCATGGATAAGTGCACCGTGATTCGCAGCTTCACGCACGGAAATGCGGATCACTGGGCCGCGGCACACTGGATGTTGACAGGACGGCTGGGGGCGAATGGGTCAGATCGCGTTCCCCGTCAACCGTCGATGGGCGCGGTCGCCTCGCACTTGTTGGGGCCCAGACAACCGGGCGTGCTCACCACGATCAACATGAATGACGGCGGGTTTGGATTCAACGGTGGCGCCTGGCTGGGGGTGGCGCACAATCCATTCAGATATGGTGAATTCAGCTATGGAGATGAAGCGGGGCGCCTGCCAAGTGGAGACCATAAGAGCTTTGGATTGGTCGATGGACTGACTTCGGGGACACTCAGTAACCGCGTGGAACTGCGGTCGCAGTTCGATACCTATCGGAAGCGACTGGATCAGAATGCGACCTTTCGTCAGATGGATCATGTCGATCAGCAGGCGCTCGACATTCTGATGTCGGGTCGCATGCGTGAGGCGTTCGACGTGTCGAAGGAAGACGCGAAAATTCGCGAGCGATACGGTGATGGTTGGGGCGAGCAAGCACTCGTTGCTCGACGACTGGTCGAGGCGGGTGCCCGGTTTGTCACTCTGAATACAGGATATTGGGATGATCACGGCAATCTGAAGGGGGGGCTCGATCACAAGATGCCACGGCATGATCGGGCGGTTGGTGTCCTCATTCAGGATCTTGCGGAACGAGGCATGCTGGATGACACGCTCGTCATCTCGGCAGGCGAGTTTGGGCGAACCCCGGTCATTAACAAGGACGCAGGCCGCGATCACTGGCCTCAGGCTCAAAGCGTGCTATTGGCCGGGGGCGGCTATCGCCACGGACAGATCATTGGCAGTACCGACGCCAAAGCGGCCTATCCAGAAACGCGCCCGGTTGGCGTCGAAGACTTCTGTGCGATCGTGTATCGCTCGCTGGGCCTGTCGCCAAGTGACGCTGTGATTGATCCATCAGGTCGTCCGGTTCATTTGCTGCCGGGTGGCGATGTACCCCGTGAATTGCTCTGA
- a CDS encoding SulP family inorganic anion transporter: MELANRAHTSSVRADLTAGLVVFIVALPLCLGLAMASNAPLIAGILAGIVGGILVGLLSGSQTSVSGPDAGLTVIVAAQIAALGSFEAFLLAVVVAGAIQIVLGILRAGFIAAFFPSSVVQGLLAAIGALLILKQIPHVLGRDTDPEGEMSFFQPDHQNTFSEILELLGGIQPGAAVIGLCSLAILKYWDQSKPLRRTGIPGPLVVVILGILMGQVFGQLGDFWAIADSHMVQVPVAASYAGFFQFLRSPDFTQWTNPAVYQAGLTIAIAASLGTLLNLEAVDRVDPLHRNSPPSRELLAQGVGNLTLGLIGGIPVTSVIVRSSVNINAGGKTKLSAIFHGILMLVCVVVFPRYLNFIPLSCLAAILLITGSKLVSPQIIKQMWKQGRYQFVPFVVTMLAIILTNLVTGILIGLAVSVAFILNSNLRRPIRRIVEKHLGGEVLRIVLGNQVSFLNRAALEKILNDLPAGTHVLLDAETTDYIDPDVSALIREFKDHAAPIRGIQVSVRGFQEKYHLQDEIQFVDYSTRQLQEQLTSTQVLQILKEGNLRFLTGQRLTRDYGRQLHATSQAQNPIAIVLSCIDSRTPAEIVFDLGIGDIFSVRVAGNVISPKVLGSLEYASRVVGSKLIVVMGHTRCGAVTAAVNLSSSTETVEQATGCQHLQPIIQDIQQSIDPTMSIHYEQATPDEKTTMVETVAIRNVERSVEKILQESQTISKLVDEGRVAVVGAIFDVRTGKIHFLNSAATSQHTTPEPALTE, from the coding sequence ATGGAATTGGCAAACCGAGCTCACACATCGTCGGTCCGAGCCGATCTAACGGCGGGACTTGTCGTCTTTATTGTTGCATTGCCCTTGTGCCTGGGCTTAGCAATGGCATCCAACGCTCCATTGATCGCGGGGATTCTCGCCGGGATCGTTGGCGGAATTCTGGTCGGACTCCTCAGTGGATCCCAGACCAGCGTCAGCGGTCCAGACGCAGGCTTGACGGTTATTGTCGCCGCTCAGATCGCAGCCCTCGGTTCATTCGAGGCATTCTTGCTCGCCGTCGTCGTGGCTGGTGCAATTCAAATTGTGCTCGGGATTTTGCGAGCGGGGTTTATCGCCGCTTTTTTCCCCTCGAGCGTCGTCCAGGGATTGCTCGCCGCCATTGGAGCGCTGCTGATTCTGAAGCAGATTCCTCACGTCTTGGGTCGCGACACGGACCCCGAAGGTGAGATGTCCTTCTTCCAACCTGACCATCAGAATACCTTCTCCGAAATTCTCGAACTCTTGGGTGGCATTCAACCCGGTGCGGCCGTCATTGGGCTGTGCTCATTAGCCATCCTGAAATATTGGGACCAATCAAAGCCGCTCAGACGAACGGGAATCCCGGGCCCTCTGGTGGTGGTGATACTTGGGATTCTGATGGGCCAGGTGTTCGGACAACTCGGCGATTTTTGGGCCATTGCCGACAGCCACATGGTTCAGGTTCCTGTCGCGGCCAGTTACGCGGGCTTCTTCCAGTTCCTGCGTTCACCCGACTTCACCCAGTGGACCAATCCCGCGGTCTATCAAGCCGGCCTGACCATTGCGATTGCGGCCTCGCTCGGAACGCTCCTGAATCTGGAAGCCGTCGACCGGGTGGATCCGCTTCACCGAAATTCCCCTCCCAGCCGTGAACTTCTCGCACAGGGAGTCGGAAATCTGACACTTGGATTGATCGGAGGAATTCCAGTCACATCCGTCATCGTCCGCAGCTCCGTGAATATCAATGCGGGAGGAAAGACGAAACTCTCGGCCATATTCCACGGCATTCTCATGCTGGTTTGCGTGGTCGTTTTCCCACGATATCTCAACTTTATTCCACTGTCATGCCTCGCCGCGATCCTGTTGATCACGGGGTCGAAGCTGGTCAGTCCGCAGATTATCAAGCAGATGTGGAAACAAGGACGATATCAGTTCGTCCCATTCGTCGTGACGATGCTGGCCATCATCCTGACCAATCTGGTCACGGGAATCCTCATCGGATTGGCCGTCAGCGTCGCCTTCATTCTGAACAGTAACCTGCGACGTCCCATCCGTCGAATTGTCGAAAAGCATCTCGGCGGGGAAGTCCTTCGCATCGTGCTGGGAAACCAGGTCAGCTTTCTCAACCGCGCAGCGCTGGAAAAGATCCTGAACGATCTGCCCGCTGGAACGCACGTCTTACTGGATGCGGAAACGACGGATTACATCGACCCCGATGTTTCTGCGTTAATCCGCGAATTCAAGGACCATGCCGCTCCAATTCGCGGCATCCAAGTGAGCGTTCGGGGTTTTCAGGAGAAGTATCATCTGCAGGACGAAATTCAGTTCGTGGATTACTCAACGCGGCAATTGCAGGAGCAACTAACTTCGACGCAGGTCCTGCAGATCCTGAAAGAGGGCAATCTGCGATTCCTGACCGGACAACGATTGACGCGTGACTATGGTCGTCAGTTGCACGCAACATCCCAAGCACAGAACCCGATTGCGATCGTGCTCAGTTGTATCGATTCGCGAACTCCGGCAGAGATCGTCTTTGACTTGGGTATTGGCGACATCTTCAGCGTCCGCGTGGCAGGCAATGTCATCAGTCCAAAGGTCCTTGGGAGTCTGGAATATGCTTCCCGGGTCGTCGGTTCAAAACTGATTGTCGTCATGGGACACACCCGCTGCGGGGCGGTCACAGCGGCAGTCAACCTGTCGAGTTCAACGGAGACCGTCGAACAGGCAACGGGTTGTCAGCACCTGCAACCGATCATTCAAGACATCCAGCAATCGATCGATCCAACAATGTCGATCCATTACGAACAGGCGACACCCGACGAGAAAACGACCATGGTCGAGACAGTGGCGATCCGCAACGTCGAACGCAGCGTCGAAAAGATCCTTCAGGAAAGCCAGACGATCAGCAAGTTGGTCGACGAAGGACGCGTCGCGGTGGTGGGTGCAATCTTCGACGTCCGAACGGGGAAGATTCACTTCCTGAATAGTGCCGCCACATCGCAACACACCACGCCGGAACCGGCATTGACCGAGTAG